From Candidatus Binatota bacterium, the proteins below share one genomic window:
- a CDS encoding endonuclease/exonuclease/phosphatase family protein — MAAALSVAAFAALPGAELQPLSATDALAATDAFVCYKAKKSKGSTKFGGAAGVALSDHFETTPLDLKKAASLCLPATLDGVTPADDSTHLESYKGKAPKASPKHERRSSYRVVDQFAEHFMDTVKAESLMVPTAASSAAPPVAPDPLNHDVDHFKCYKVKKPRGYTVPAAVQVDSSFNQPVDLELKKPKRLCLPVDKNGEGIKDSDAHLLCYQAKRVKGQAKFAKVSDTFTANQFGDEKLDSVKEKMLCVPTVSVQGCGDGLINEPGEQCDDGNNDNGDGCAADCTAELPFAIKLANLNMLQDITPGVVGYDDIDDRITLLAAQVVAADPDVITLQEVVLGPNGSAAGLVAELAATHGLTYFYAEHGFGSGQAVVSRWPASAEEWEILPDIELVASFPDRRVFGRIVVSSPAGQLDVYPAHLCAFCNDSERDVQAASFADFVARTHSSGHPAVVGADFNAHKGSAGDQQASSDPAILTLEALAWTTLFDGSDAPCNAPVDRSGCTSGIDNLTDAADTTASRIDNIMLVPAALHPLSGTVSDASETGPTTRFADTPGVDGNARCSFEPALPCAVDGECPAGSHCEDYDPSPLCRRDTPVSCLTDGDCPGDLAPDTCATTLWTSDHVGLQTTISLETPTPRRKN; from the coding sequence ATGGCGGCGGCCCTTAGCGTGGCAGCGTTCGCAGCGTTGCCCGGCGCCGAGCTGCAGCCGTTGTCAGCCACCGATGCGCTGGCGGCCACCGACGCCTTTGTCTGCTACAAGGCGAAAAAATCCAAGGGGTCCACGAAATTCGGCGGCGCTGCCGGGGTTGCCCTCAGCGATCACTTTGAAACTACTCCCCTGGACCTCAAGAAAGCCGCGTCACTTTGTCTGCCCGCGACCCTGGACGGAGTCACGCCCGCCGACGACAGCACCCACCTTGAAAGCTACAAGGGCAAGGCTCCCAAGGCTTCGCCAAAACACGAACGCAGAAGCAGCTACCGGGTGGTCGACCAGTTTGCCGAGCACTTCATGGACACGGTCAAGGCCGAGTCGCTCATGGTACCCACGGCCGCCAGCAGCGCCGCACCGCCCGTGGCACCCGACCCCCTCAACCACGACGTCGATCACTTCAAGTGCTACAAGGTCAAGAAGCCACGCGGCTACACCGTGCCGGCAGCCGTGCAGGTGGACAGCTCGTTCAACCAACCTGTCGACCTCGAGCTGAAGAAACCCAAGCGCCTGTGCCTGCCCGTGGACAAGAACGGAGAGGGCATAAAGGACTCCGACGCGCACCTGCTCTGCTACCAGGCCAAGAGGGTAAAAGGCCAGGCCAAGTTCGCCAAGGTGAGCGACACCTTCACGGCCAACCAGTTCGGCGATGAAAAGCTCGACTCAGTAAAGGAGAAGATGCTCTGCGTGCCCACCGTGTCGGTGCAGGGCTGCGGCGACGGGCTCATCAACGAGCCGGGTGAGCAGTGCGACGACGGCAACAACGACAACGGCGACGGCTGCGCCGCTGACTGCACGGCCGAGCTCCCCTTCGCCATCAAGCTGGCGAACCTCAACATGCTGCAGGACATAACCCCGGGTGTTGTGGGCTACGACGACATCGACGACCGCATTACCCTGTTGGCAGCGCAGGTCGTGGCCGCGGACCCGGACGTGATCACCCTGCAGGAGGTGGTGCTGGGACCCAACGGTTCAGCCGCCGGCCTGGTCGCCGAACTCGCGGCAACGCACGGGCTCACCTACTTTTACGCCGAACACGGTTTCGGTTCGGGACAGGCGGTGGTCAGTCGCTGGCCGGCGTCGGCCGAGGAGTGGGAGATACTCCCCGACATTGAACTGGTGGCCTCGTTTCCCGACCGCCGCGTGTTCGGCCGCATAGTGGTTTCGTCGCCCGCGGGACAACTCGACGTATACCCCGCCCACCTCTGCGCCTTCTGCAATGACAGCGAGCGCGATGTGCAGGCAGCCTCCTTCGCCGACTTCGTGGCGCGCACTCACAGCAGCGGACACCCGGCCGTGGTAGGCGCTGACTTCAACGCCCACAAGGGCAGCGCGGGGGACCAGCAGGCGAGCAGCGATCCCGCCATACTCACGCTCGAGGCCCTCGCTTGGACAACCCTGTTCGACGGAAGCGACGCTCCCTGTAACGCCCCCGTCGACCGCAGCGGCTGCACCTCGGGCATAGACAACCTCACCGACGCCGCCGATACGACCGCCAGCCGCATCGACAACATCATGCTGGTACCTGCGGCACTGCACCCCCTGTCGGGAACTGTTTCGGACGCGAGCGAGACCGGGCCGACGACTCGCTTTGCCGATACACCGGGCGTGGACGGCAACGCCCGGTGTAGCTTCGAGCCGGCGCTGCCCTGCGCTGTTGACGGCGAATGCCCGGCCGGAAGCCACTGCGAAGACTACGACCCTTCGCCGCTTTGCCGAAGGGATACGCCCGTATCATGCCTCACCGACGGCGACTGCCCTGGCGACCTTGCCCCCGATACCTGCGCAACCACGCTGTGGACCTCGGATCATGTCGGGCTGCAGACCACTATCTCGCTTGAAACCCCGACCCCTCGGAGGAAGAACTGA
- a CDS encoding acyl-CoA dehydrogenase has product MDAGFTDEQQLLRDSARGWLERECPMELVRSVLLDGEDVPASFGRGLADMGWSGLLVPPENGGTGLGAVELALLAEEMGRVLAPGPFVASSVVGVSALLAAAQPGAENSSAAHELAAAVADGSRTVALLGQGAAGSSDSLRCSPDGGGFVLDGVIEAVPGVGDVGHLLVPVSLEDAPALLLVDAGIEGLEITRHDYIDRGRRLCTVAFASVKANADCLLASGEKALAAVARASDLGRVALAAEACGLASRVLEITVDYAKVREQFGRPIGSFQAIQHKCADMLVAVECARSAALYAAWACDAGEPHAHVSACMAKAAASQAAVEVAEQGIQVHGGMGFTWASDIHLFFRRARAQYHELGDPSWCREQVARAMLDVGAYSCASHG; this is encoded by the coding sequence TTGGACGCAGGATTTACAGATGAACAGCAGCTTTTGCGCGACAGCGCGCGTGGCTGGCTGGAGCGCGAATGTCCGATGGAGCTTGTGCGCTCGGTGCTGCTCGACGGCGAGGATGTTCCGGCCTCCTTCGGCCGGGGGCTGGCCGACATGGGCTGGAGCGGGCTGCTGGTTCCCCCCGAAAACGGGGGTACCGGCCTGGGTGCGGTCGAGCTGGCGCTGCTGGCAGAAGAGATGGGGCGCGTACTGGCGCCGGGCCCTTTCGTGGCCTCGAGTGTAGTCGGCGTGAGCGCGCTGCTCGCGGCCGCACAGCCTGGCGCCGAGAACAGCAGCGCGGCACACGAACTTGCTGCCGCGGTGGCCGACGGTAGCCGCACCGTCGCCTTGCTGGGCCAGGGCGCGGCCGGGAGCTCGGACAGCCTGCGCTGCTCGCCCGACGGAGGCGGCTTCGTGCTCGATGGCGTGATCGAAGCCGTGCCGGGTGTCGGCGACGTTGGCCACTTGCTCGTACCGGTGTCGCTTGAAGACGCGCCCGCGTTGTTGCTTGTCGACGCGGGCATCGAGGGCCTGGAGATCACGCGGCACGATTACATAGACCGTGGTCGGCGGCTGTGCACGGTAGCGTTCGCCTCTGTGAAGGCCAACGCCGACTGCCTCCTCGCTTCGGGCGAAAAAGCACTGGCAGCGGTCGCCCGCGCTTCTGATCTCGGTCGCGTCGCACTGGCTGCCGAAGCCTGTGGACTTGCGTCGCGCGTGCTCGAAATTACGGTCGACTACGCGAAGGTGCGCGAGCAGTTTGGTCGCCCGATAGGCAGCTTCCAGGCCATACAGCACAAGTGCGCCGACATGCTGGTGGCCGTCGAATGCGCGCGTTCGGCGGCTCTTTACGCTGCCTGGGCTTGCGATGCGGGTGAGCCTCACGCCCACGTGTCTGCCTGCATGGCCAAGGCAGCGGCGTCGCAGGCAGCCGTCGAGGTCGCCGAGCAAGGCATACAGGTGCACGGTGGCATGGGCTTTACCTGGGCGAGTGACATTCATCTTTTTTTCCGCCGGGCAAGGGCGCAGTACCACGAGCTCGGCGACCCTTCCTGGTGCCGCGAGCAGGTGGCCCGCGCGATGCTCGACGTTGGTGCCTACAGCTGCGCGTCGCACGGCTGA
- a CDS encoding Zn-ribbon domain-containing OB-fold protein — protein MSEKVESSGPLPAVPYIKLPEGADPYLEGQKCSSCGAVYLGQRMACGKCFSREKFEAVKLSDRGTLHVFSIVHRSFPGVEVPFVSAIVDLEGGGTVKGNLVGVEPEPGSVELGMPVDVFFDDAGRKDGDGNSYVSYFFRPAA, from the coding sequence ATGAGTGAAAAAGTAGAATCGAGTGGCCCGCTGCCGGCGGTGCCTTACATCAAGTTGCCAGAGGGCGCCGACCCCTACCTGGAAGGACAGAAGTGCTCGTCCTGCGGGGCGGTGTACCTGGGCCAGCGCATGGCCTGCGGAAAGTGCTTTTCGCGCGAAAAGTTCGAAGCTGTAAAACTTTCGGATCGCGGCACCCTGCACGTGTTTTCTATCGTGCACCGGTCGTTTCCCGGCGTGGAGGTCCCTTTTGTTTCGGCCATAGTCGACCTCGAGGGTGGCGGTACAGTGAAGGGCAACCTCGTTGGTGTTGAGCCCGAGCCTGGCTCGGTGGAGCTGGGCATGCCCGTAGATGTGTTTTTTGACGACGCCGGTCGCAAGGACGGCGACGGTAACAGTTACGTTTCGTATTTTTTCAGGCCGGCAGCCTGA
- a CDS encoding thiolase family protein: MGDVYIQGVDMIRFGRFPDRSLTSLGAEAALLALDDAGLNMGDMQAAWCGNLGQAGGMVGQRVLQEIGQTGIPVVNVANACATGATAFREAWMGVKAGLYDVVLAVGVEQMGRGLLGGAGGSKGISKEGLLGSGIMPCVFAEAGVEHTRSYGTTFEQFAQVSVKNHHHSTMNSKAMYQKETPLEDVMGAEMISYPNTKLMCSVNVDGAAAAVLVSEKKARELGSGRAVKVRASALTSDPYSDRDLVMPDINTCTRNAAAVAYEMAGVGPDDLDLVELHDCFATAEILHYENLGLCKDGDAGRLIDEGETALGGRIPVNVSGGLLSKGHPLGATGIANIYEVSTHLRGEAGARQVEGARLGLTHVIGLGSACAIHVLEKPA; the protein is encoded by the coding sequence ATGGGTGACGTATATATACAGGGCGTAGACATGATCCGCTTCGGGCGATTTCCCGATCGTAGCCTGACATCACTGGGTGCCGAGGCGGCGCTGCTGGCGCTCGACGACGCGGGCCTGAACATGGGCGACATGCAGGCCGCGTGGTGCGGCAATCTCGGGCAGGCAGGCGGCATGGTAGGCCAGCGCGTTCTGCAGGAGATCGGGCAGACCGGCATACCGGTGGTCAACGTGGCCAACGCCTGCGCAACCGGTGCCACTGCCTTTCGCGAGGCCTGGATGGGGGTGAAGGCCGGCTTGTACGATGTCGTGCTGGCGGTCGGTGTCGAGCAGATGGGCCGTGGCCTGCTGGGCGGCGCGGGCGGTTCCAAGGGAATCTCGAAAGAGGGTTTGCTGGGGTCGGGCATCATGCCCTGCGTCTTTGCCGAGGCCGGCGTGGAGCACACGCGTAGTTACGGCACCACCTTTGAGCAGTTCGCCCAGGTGTCGGTCAAGAATCACCATCATTCCACGATGAACTCCAAGGCCATGTACCAGAAGGAGACCCCGCTCGAAGACGTGATGGGCGCCGAGATGATCTCGTACCCCAACACCAAGCTCATGTGCTCGGTCAACGTCGACGGCGCGGCCGCGGCGGTACTGGTGTCGGAAAAAAAGGCGCGCGAGCTGGGCTCGGGGCGCGCCGTCAAGGTGAGGGCGTCGGCCCTTACCAGCGACCCGTACAGTGACCGCGATCTCGTGATGCCGGATATCAACACCTGCACCCGCAACGCGGCCGCGGTGGCCTACGAGATGGCGGGCGTCGGGCCGGACGACCTCGACCTCGTTGAGTTGCACGACTGTTTCGCTACCGCCGAGATTCTTCACTACGAAAACCTCGGACTGTGCAAGGACGGTGACGCCGGCCGCTTGATAGACGAGGGCGAAACGGCGCTGGGCGGACGCATACCGGTCAACGTTTCCGGAGGTCTGCTTTCCAAGGGACACCCCCTGGGGGCCACTGGCATAGCCAACATCTACGAGGTTTCTACCCACCTGCGCGGCGAGGCCGGCGCGCGGCAGGTAGAAGGTGCCCGCCTGGGCCTGACCCACGTCATAGGGCTGGGCAGCGCCTGCGCGATTCACGTGTTGGAAAAGCCAGCCTGA